From the genome of Nicotiana tabacum cultivar K326 chromosome 17, ASM71507v2, whole genome shotgun sequence:
GTATCCCACCCATAGTCACCGGGGAATTCACCGGTCAAGTAGCTTGGGGACTCACCGGAGAATGGACCCAAGTACTTAACACGGTCTGGGCCGTACCATGGGCTGCTAGATGCGACAGGTTTGGCGACAGTCTTTCTCATGGAGACCCTTCCATTTCCGGTGATTTCTGGGGCAGATGGGGAGAGTTTCACTGCCTGTCCAGCGAAAGAAGGGGAAGAAAGAGCCATTGTAGCAGCTGCCATGGTTTATCAGGAGGTGATTGAGAGGTTGCTGGTTTGAGATGTCAAAGTTGGTTGTGATGAGCTGAAGTTATTCGGGCTTCACTATAAATAGAAAGTAAGAGGGAAAGAGTCCTTATCTAGTGATATCTATATCAATGATCTCATTGGATCTCAAGATTACTCTCATGCACACTTGGCAATATCAAATTCATCAATATGTCAAGATTTTTACTTAGCATGTGTGGCTACAAATATTACAGATACTCCATACTCTGGGTTGTTGAGCTTAAAGTAAGATATCTTCTACCTTTCTCCATTGGGCAATTGTTTAGATATTTCTCTTCCAGTAGTGTAAAACATACCACAACTATTTGATCATTCGATATAAGGgaaaggtccaaatatgcccttgtactatacgaaattgagcatATTTGtccttcgttaatactttagctcaaatatgcccttaccgtcacatagttggtccatatatgcccttagagttatACAGTTGGctcatatatgcccttttcgaaacggaatccacccaaactaattagctctttcgttaattgtattaaagtgtattacaaacactatttcctttttattagcacttttttcctttacctttctcttttctttcttcttttttcttttcttcccttttttttctttttctttctcccttatcctatttcctccattactgatgtcttctccattttcgtcatCAATTTCAGATGACAAAACTCGtgaattccaattactaagaaaattctcccataaaaatatttttatagatcatatgtttgtcaattttttaatttttactgaacatatatttagttctaaaaaatttaacaaagtaagattgaaataatattaatGTAACAAAAAACCCAAAATATCCAACAAAACCaaacaatccaaaccgatataataagtttggtttggttttgataaaaatcgaactaacccgttccatgtacacccctaatttacatagttaattaaaaaaaatagaaaatatccagctgaaaaaagatgaaaaaaggctaacaactcaaatttataacactacaacttgaactctaggcttttaatcattaaattatctttctggaaataatttaaatattttggtcttttgagtattgttaaaggttgagatatttttattattttaaagtttaaaccataatttttggaacagtttaatttcatttatttagaGGGCCAGTGAAATTGGAACTTGATTACCTTGTGGGAGATTTTTTTTTAGTGATTataattcatgagttttgtcaagtaaaattagtgacgaaaatggagaaggcatcagtaatggaggaaacggataagggagaaagaaaaagaaaaaaaaaagagaagaaaagaaaaagaagaaagaaaagagaaaggtaaagaaaaaagtactaataaaaagaaaataatgtttgtaatacactttaatacaattaacgacagagctaattagtttgggtggattccgtttcgaaaatagcatatatgggccaactgtataactctaagggcatatatggacaaactatgtgacggtaagggcatatttgagctaaagtattaacgaagggcaaatgtgctcaatttcgtatagtacaaaggcatatttggacctttgccCTTCAATATATGTTGTTTCTCTACAATACTTTTCATGCATTTATTCTTCTTGGTTTAAGGTTTTGCaaaataaattcaagaaaatcatGCATTTATTCTTCCTGGTTTAAGGTTTTGCAAAATAAATTCCCACGATGCTTATGATTGTAAAGCAATGAGAATTAAGTAAGATGATTACAAGTATTGCCTTTCAATTTTACAAACCTAAGGTCAACAAATGcaagaatattttcttttctaagACCTTTTCATAATAGGTCTATCTCACTTGGGTTTTTTTTGTTAAATCGTTCTCATGATTGTGAAGACGTATTCTTCACCATTCATACAAGTGGTCCTACGCCTAACGGGCGCACAGAAACGAGTGAACTGTAACAGTGCTATCATTTACTTTATACTGTGGCCATGTATTCACAAATTGACGCTATCGTTGCAAACCCCGGATTGGGAAATTTGAGTGCTAAAGATTTTGGGAAATCTGAAATTGTGCTTGAGATTTTTCAGAGCATAATGTATCAAAAAACAGAACCGTCGTTAGTGATATTGGATTTTGCCAAATAGGCATGAAATGCCAAAGCTATCAAATTGTTGTCCACCAGTTAAAGAACGATAATCGTGTTCAAGGATAAGGACTTGAGGCCAGTCTTGTCAACATAAATCGTGCGTTCCACATTAATAATGACTCATGataatttaaacatttatttatatggatgaacaataaaatttaattaatgagagaaatcttatgtataataatataacaatcatctaaatgccgaaaaatattataaaaacgCGGTCACATAAAACCTTGTTTGATACGGGAAGTAAATCTTTTCTAATACCCAAATATCAAAATACGTTAGATTCCTTTAATTTTCAAATCCAAATACATCCGTTTTATTACTCACAGGTAGTTCCATGTTTTCTAATTTTCCACTACTTAAAGAGTTTTTAGTCTTCTAGGGATACTTGATTTTGTGATagtataattttaatttatttagaTGATGtgtaaagaaagagaaaaaaattcaagaaatatttATGAATCTTATCATTATTCATTATGTAAAGGTTCTATATGGTTTTAGAAGTTCAAACCTTTTGTACTTAGATAAGATTGTTGAAATGATTAATCATCACTTAATTAATAAATAAGTATTCGTTACAAATAATTGAAATAGTTCTTCTAAATTAGTATTTGAGTCTAGCGATGATTCAAAAGTTTTTATTTATGTGGCGTTATCTTAGAACATGACTACATAGTTTCTCAACCCATGCTTGATGCGTCTACTACCCCTTGTCGCGCAAATGAGATCAAGGCATCAAGCTGCAATAATCCATTTTCCAACATAacaaataaatacagaaaatattaaattaattggAACTTTCTGAACAAACTATAATTGATATTTTGAAGTACCTAATTTCCTCCTAAATTTCACTTTTTATCGTTgcagaaaaaataaaacaatgaGGATCAATTTAATGATATCTGAAGAAAGGTCGGCCTTTTcccataataaaaataatatttcagtgtgcttccttcttccctcgtaCTAATGATACGTAATTCACGGCGCCCGGCACAACTTAAGAATTAAAGAATGTGAACTTACTGGCATCTTCTAGGATGATGTTATGAGTAGAGATTATTTGAATTAGTTGAGTCATTACTAGTCGTTAGTTAAGTTTCTATTATGTTTATTTGAGTCCTTTagtttataatttattttcaatgaaGTCCATAACTCTGTTAGTGGAATTGGACAGGTGTCAAGTTATTAGGAAAAGAATCCAATGTTGGATTCTCTGCTATTTAGGTTTGTCATTGTACTGAGAAGAAGGCATCGGATAATTAATCAAAATTTCCTTCCTCCCTTATCTTCatcttctctctttctctattTTATGTTCTTACAAGTAACAAGAGTAATCCTCTTGTTACAATGGTATCAGAGTCGCCTGGGATTCAACCTTCAGCTGTCATGACCCCTAATCCAGAGATTCAAACTTTGCAAACAGAGATGAGAGAGATGTGTGTGCAGCTTTCCTCGTTTGTGGAACATGCAAGCCAAAGATTCGAATTTATAGAAACCAGCCAGAATCAGTTTCAAACTCATCTCGATGATGTTAAGGACGCAAATCGGAAGCTCGATTTCATTATCTTGAGTATGGGTTTGTCGCAACGAGCTGACTCTACGCCGGTGACGCCATCTCCGGCGACCAAAAACACAGACCAATAGCTCACACCGGTGACTACAGACTCTGCTCAACCTATCACGATGGTCACTGCTCACTCAGTTCAAGCAATAACAGAAACTGGGGGAGTTTCAGGTACTAAGAATCCTTTTCCCTTAAATCATACTCTTTTCACCCCTTCGACTTACCCTGTTGGCCATGGTTTCACCTTCCCTCCAGCCCCAGTTTTTAATAACCCACCTAATTTCCAAAACCCAATTTATCATTCTAGCCCCCCCTTGTTGCCAACCCCTGTTAACCCTGCTGAGCCTAAAGTAAACCAGAAAACCTTGAAACCAAAACTCAATTTCCTTAATTTTGATGGAACTAATCCTAGAGGATGGCTATGAAGGTGTGAGAAATTCTTTGAGTTGTATGGTATTTCGGAGCAAGAGAAACTAAGCTACGCTTCAATGCATGTGAGGGATAAGGTTGATGTGTGGTTTGACAGTTATTTGGTAAACCACAGGGGAAAGATGACTTGGCAAAGGTTTTGTACTGAGGTTTGCAGGAGATTTGGTAACATTAAACCTCAAGATATTATGGATGGAGTTCAACAAAATTATGCAGATCGGGAGTGTGGACCAATATCAGGAAAGGTTTGAAGAGCTGACAAGCTATATGGATATTATTAACTCCCTTTTGAATAAAACTCACTTCGTTTCTAGTTTCATTAGTGGTCTTAAACCTGAACTTAAACCATTAGTCAAGCTGGCCAATCCTGTGACTATTATGGATGCTTATGAGATTGCAAAGCTATATGAGGAGTCATTTTCAGCTCTCACTGCACTTATTCCAGCCAGAAATAACCAAAATCTTCCCTACCCCAGACCATTAGCCATTACTTATCCAAGAGCACCACAAACTTCAAGACCAGCACAACTCCCAGCACCCAACCAACATCtgagaatcacttatcccaatcaGAGAGCTGTCAATAGAGCTCCCCTCAAACCAAACATTTTTGAGGCACTCAGAGCTCAGGGTCTTTGTTATAAGTGCCACGAGAAATATGAGTCGGGACACCAATGCAAGGATAAAACCCTACATGCCATGGAAGGGGTCACAGCTGAAAGTGAACCAGAGATAGAGGAATTTATGGATGTTCCTGAGACTTTGGAGGAACAAGCGGAGGAGCAAGCTGAGGTCTCCCTCAATATGGTGATGGGGTTAAGTTCTGCTGAAGGAGCCATTTCAACTATCAAAATATTGGGATATGCAAAAAAGATCTCATTGACCATATTGATAGACAGTGGCTCTACACACTCTTTTATTGATCCACATGTAGTGAAACTGTTAAAATTACCTTTGCAACCTATGACCATTCCATTAAGAGTGGTAGTGGCCAATGGCCAAGTCATGAGATGTGATCAGGAAAGCCCTCTGTTCAATTGGAAAATGCAGAATGAactttttgcttttaaaatcaggctACTCAAGGTTGGGGGATGTGACATGGTTCTGGGGATGGACTGGATTGATGTAGTAGCCCCAGCGGTCTTGCATACTAGACCTCACAGCCTGAGCTTCACGAAGGAGGGTAAGATGGTGACTCTAAGTGGAGTTAATGTTAAACCTGAAGTGATCCTAGTGGATACTGAAGCTTTAAGA
Proteins encoded in this window:
- the LOC142172105 gene encoding uncharacterized protein LOC142172105, translated to MEFNKIMQIGSVDQYQERFEELTSYMDIINSLLNKTHFVSSFISGLKPELKPLVKLANPVTIMDAYEIAKLYEESFSALTALIPARNNQNLPYPRPLAITYPRAPQTSRPAQLPAPNQHLRITYPNQRAVNRAPLKPNIFEALRAQGLCYKCHEKYESGHQCKDKTLHAMEGVTAESEPEIEEFMDVPETLEEQAEEQAEVSLNMVMGLSSAEGAISTIKILGYAKKISLTILIDSGSTHSFIDPHVVKLLKLPLQPMTIPLRVVVANGQVMRCDQESPLFNWKMQNELFAFKIRLLKVGGCDMVLGMDWIDVVAPAVLHTRPHSLSFTKEGKMVTLSGVNVKPEVILVDTEALRRMLHCGTCEVITELSITFAGPRAKGEKEMNHASKRLLTAYKDVFRESTKLPPERDCDHVINLILAAQPFNLRPYTYSHDQNNAIESIVNDMLEAETLIPSQSSFASPTLLVKKKDST